The following DNA comes from Colius striatus isolate bColStr4 chromosome 21, bColStr4.1.hap1, whole genome shotgun sequence.
ctgcagcagcttttgttccCTGAATTTATGTGCGATGGGTTTCAGCAGTGCACGCTATGCATGTTTGATTAAAGTTCATTTGACTTCACTTGCAGTGAAACTGGGAGCTGTTTTTACTCCTTGTTTATAGAACCAAAGCTTTTCCTGACTTACTCCTTTGTGCTCGAGCTTCTGCCACCCATGCAGTCACCAGTATGCTGTTTCTAATCCTTCCAGACTCACCCCACTGCAGCATTTAATCCCTTAGGTAGACAATATAATATTAGATAGCCAGGCAGCAAAGAAGATCTGGCATGGAATGTGTTCAGTGTAGTGCCTGTCTGACTGGGGTGTGTGTATGTAACATCAACCTTTGCtgtatttgctgcttctgtgacTTTCACTTCCCTATCTTTGTCAGAAAGTTGTTTACTGAGTTTGGTAGCAGGGCAGTCTGGTGAATTTGAAGTACACAATATTCTGTAGTCCTTAAATAGAGGCAGATTTCATAAATGGAGTTAAACCAGTTGTTGAACCAGCTCATACTTCATTTGTGCCTGCATGCACTTGTGACTGCAGTTTTGGGAGGGTCTGGGGGGGGAAAGGCATGATCATCAAGTTAATGCTGCTTTTATAAACACAcaccatttctttttcaaaagttTGCTTTATGTTGTGGTGCATGTGTGAGTTGTTACCCTTCCCTTGGGATGGGATCAGTTTGTGATGTGTAAATAGAGCTCAAATAGGTTCCCATTTCCTCTTTTATGGTGGGAGGAAAACAGATTGGTTTGCACCATGGTGTTGCCATATGTTAGAGGACACATGAATTCACTGACATAAAGCCATCAGATTTACTCACTTGCTCCTCAGTGCTGACACCTTAGATTTGATAGAAATGAATTTACAGGTAAAATGGTGGCTCATTTCATTTGCAAGAGACTCCCTACCTCTGAAAAGCCTTGCATAAgcttttctgcagagctttgtCTGTTCCTGGCACGGATGGTATCCTGGGTTTGACAAACAGTTGTGTCAGATGGACTTTGAACCCACTTAACGGACTCAAAGCAACATGGTATTTCTAAAGCAAACACACGTCCAGTTGAACATGCAGTAGCAGAGCAGGGTGTCACCACTCACTGTTCTTCCCAGAACTGGCATAGCTTGAATGCTCATCACCAGCCTGTACCTGTTTTAGTTGTAGATTCTCTTCAGGAAAGGGGTTTGTGCtgatggttttggtttggggatttttctgctttcttttcagtagGTATTTTATCCTTCAGAATCAACAACTGTAGGTAACTGTGAGTTTTGCCCACttacttcttcctcctcttccctgtgGGTACAGTTTGGTGTGAGTATTGTTCCGGGCTGTGTGGAGCTGGGTACCATCAATCCCAGCCTGTAGCAGCGCAGACGAAAATTGCATCTCTCCTCTCTGTTGCCAGAAATCCCACTTGTGGTTGTGTTCTTTTGCTGGTGTTTCTATTTTTACATCAGGTAAAAGTCTTAAGTGTCTTAAATGTCAGCAGTTAATGTCTCAAACAACatcttccttttgtctttcaaGTGTTTCAGCGGTACAGATGTTAGTTAGGGCTGTAATTGCTTGTTGGAGGCCCTTGGGAGAGTTTGGTTTAAGGGTGTGTCTTTCTGTTAGAGTGAAGTTGAGTGATCTGCCCGGAGTATGGGCTGCAGGATTTCCCCACAGAGGAGGGGAGCAGGCTGAGGTTATGTTATTTGATCACATGAAATGCAGTTCAAAGAAACCCTTTTTGTGGCTATTCAGGTATGTTTGTTCTGacgttgattttttttcaagaggcTGGTTAGAACTTCTccgtttttttttctcttgcaacTTGAAAGAAACAACACCTTTTACCTTAGAGGCAGACAAGTCGCCAGGAAATGATGGAGTTTCAAAGTAAGAGAAAAGAGATTAGAACCACATGCTGTTCTTCAGCTCGGCATTACATCTGCTAGTTTGAATGGCAGCTGCTCCAGTTTTTGAATGTAAGCCAGATTCATTATGCTGTGAAATTATCACTCATTTCTCTAGGTGTACTCTTTTAACTGCTTAATTAATTTAGATGTGGGCATATATATTCAAATTAAAACATGATTTACCGTGGTAGGGTTGAGATATGGTTACAGACTTCTTTTTGGACACGTTTTTGTTCTAACTTTCAGCTTCTTAAACAGGAAAAAGTACCTGTAGGCAGAGTGCAGGTTGACAAAATGGCAGTATCTGTTTGAATTGATCCTTATTCTTTCTGTAAACAGAACTCTCAGCAGCCACCAGCTGTTAGTTCTGAAAGGCAGGGCCTCTGTGAGCTGTGCAGAGGAGTCAGCAGGGTGCTGACAGCAGGGCAAGGGCACCCTCTTCTGAACTGCTGAgaccagcagtgccagcagcatcCGTCCCTGCGGAAGCTGGATATGCACTGCCCaccctcttttctttcctaggggaggagggggaaggcaTTTATTGACTTCTGTTCCTTCCCTGCAAAAGCCAACAACAACACAATAATGAGggtgatcttttttttcctgtcttatcTAAAGAATTCTATTGTCTGGCTGAAACACAAGGTGAAGCTTCCTACAAAAGCACATGTGCACGCgtgcagggagggaaaaaagctgACAAGTCAGATTTGCATGCCCCTCTAACATACTCCTTCTGTATTTGCAGGGAGAACTAATCACCTTCTATTACTATTGGAAGAAAACCCCTGAAGCAGCGAGTTCTCGAGCCCACCGTAGGCATCGAAGACAGGCTGTGTTTCGGAGAATTAAAACTCGAACTGCTTCCACTCCAGTCAACACTCCCTCCAGGCCCCCCTCCAGTGAATTCTGTAagtggaagctaaaagcaatgcatTTATCTTTGTTTAGATGCAGGGAGCAACAGTAATGTAATGGTGCTGTGCCTTCAAGTGAACGAAGCAAGGAAATGGAGTTCAGGCAGTTGCCCTCTCCTGTTCCTATACCATTATGCTGGAATGTGGTAGGCGTCTTTGATCACCGAGTGCTTTGTGCAGTTCTTAAACATAAAAGCATCCTTTAAGAAAGGAAACATTGCCCTGGTGCTGCATTTCCATACTGTTTTCTTGGGTTTGTGTTGTATATTCTCTAGGCTTGTTACAGTAATGGGAATTAGAAAATGCAAAAAGCAGGAAGTCCACCCTCCCTTTGGAAGGAAGTCTCTTTTCATCCTTACTTGGTGGCCTGTACCTTCTGCTTGATCTCAGACTGTGTGCTGCAGCAAGCACAGTTGTACCTTAATGCATCTTGGAAGACCTTTGGCCTTGGCTGATGCACAAGTGcctaaacaaaaaagaattccCTGAACGAGTGAGAAGTGTCCTGCAAAGGGTTGTGGTTAATAATGTCCATGTGGATGTATAAACTTTCGTCTTTATGTAAAGGGCTTATGTTACCCTTTGAGTTTTAAGTCTTTCTACAGACTAAACCGAGCACATTTCATAAAGGAAAGGGACTATGAGGAAGGCAGAAGTTGTCAGACTCTTATTAATCCAGGGGGATGGAAGAGGATGTGGTGAGCAGGTAGGGCAGAGAATTCTGGAGAGGATATTAGGGAGGTAGTAAGAAAGGACTTACTAGCTTCTCCTTGCTAAAATGGATGGGATTTATTGCTGATTGCTGTGTGCACAACAAGTGAGGATCTCAACTCTACAGCTCGATCTAAGATGCTCAGCCCTTCAGAGCACACGTGGCTAGAAGGACCCATCTGTACGGGTAGATTCAGTAACAGAAACCAGGTTGTAGCCTGGTGTCAGTTTTGCAGTTGGGGTTTAAACACCTGCAAGGATTTATGTAGAGATTATGGTAGTGCTTACAGCTACTGTCATTAAATGAGACCTTGTGTTAATTTGAAGGGTAATGAGTTGATGACAAATGCTAATAGCAAGTACTGTGGAATCCCTCCCTCTCTATAACCTGCATGTATTACAAAATATCCTCTTGGAACATCTTCCTCTTGGAGAAAGTATTCTTGCATCAAGGACTTTTCTTGTGATTAAAGATGTGAGCTAAAGAAGCCACAGGGCTCTGTTTGTGACAAATTATAGACCTGTTACATTGTGAATTTCTAGTAGTGGTGCTAGAAGAATGCGGTACTCTTAATAAGAAAGGATTTACTCCTGAGTTGTTTTAGAGCATGAGGTAAGATCCGTTGGGTTTTTGTGCTGTCTGCAGATTTCCAGTGGTTTAGATGGTGCTTGTTAGCTCACAGCCTTGTAACGAGATCATTTGTTATATAGTGCTTGCCACAAAGGAAAAGGACTCTTTGCATTTTCTCCACTTGTTGAAAACATGTGTGTCTTGAAATGTAAGTTTACCAGGGGTTAAAATTCTTGAGCCTTGCAGTAAAGATTGGAAAGCCTGTGGTACCCTTGTAGCACATCTACAGAAGAatcacagtgtgtttttcagtTGGGCACATACTATTTAAGCATTGTTTCTTCCACCCACAAAACACATCTAGCTCTTGGGTTAAATATAGCCACTTCCTATCAGAATATAAGATCAGTCCCCATCTGGTTGAGAGGATAAAGTCTAGAAGTGAAACCAAAACCGTAAGAGCCACCACAGTAGCTGTCTCTGGAGTCTAGTAAAGTATGATTTAGGTATGGAATATTTGATTTTAAACTGGACAAGGCTCTAGAGAGAAGCTGCTTTTCACCTGACAGTTGTGCTTTTGGAACACAACCTCTTGAAACTAAGCCTGAACAGTGCTTGAACAACAGCTTAATTGTGTGCTGGATCAGAAGTTCAGTGAGTTGCATCACTTAGTGATAATGGTCATCCAGGGCAAGGTGGTTGTAGGAAGCAACAACATTTATGCAAGAACTCTTTTAATTAATGGTTATTTTACCAAgtaagaggaaacagaaaatcctgctgagtttttcttttccattttgctcTTCTTCCCTTGTTCTTTACTTATTCAGTGGACTTGAGCTCAGCCAGTGAAGATGACTTCGACAGCGAGGACAGTGAACAGGAACTGAAGGGCTACGCCTGCCGTCACTGCTTCACAACCAGTATGCACCTCATTCAttgctctgtttttctcctttttgctgCTGCCTATTTGATACAGGTTCATTCAAGCAAGAgcagtttgtgtgtgtgtgctgcagctgctgggaaaaaaacaatgggGGGTTGAATCAGCTAAAATATGCAGCACTCCTAACAGAGTTAATCGTGCTTTGCCATTGCAATTAAGTATTGCTGTGACACTGGAGAACCCTGAGTGATAGACAGGGAAAAATCTGCATAATCCCTAATCTATATAATCAATTTGTGATACAGCAAATCAATACTGAACTGTGACAGTCACACACAGAACTTCTTTATGCTGTATCAAAGCCCTTCTGCAGCAGCCCCGTTCCTGTTGGTATGCCTGAAGGTTGTCTGCTGTTTAAGCATATGCATTACATGAAGTCTGAGCTCCAAAataagaaagggaaggaaatgagaaGCTTTGGAGAATATTAGCTGCCTGTTAGCTCCCAGGTAGAGCAGATAAggcttcttcctttgttttcaaagcttAGTTGCTTCAGTAAATGAGCAATCTGTAAGTTGAATATTgaagatgttcactggagcaggacAGTTTCCCAGAAATCTCTCCAACTTTATTGCCCATAGAAAAGCAGTTGCTGTGTGCATTTTTAATAATGCTCTGTGTTTGTGCTGAGTTTTTGATACGTGGCATATTCCTAATGTGTTGCTTTTCCTGCTCCAAAGCTTCCAAGGACTGGCACCACGGTGGTCGAGAGAACATCTTACTGTGCACAGATTGTCGCATTCACTTCAAGAAATACGGAGAGCTGCCACCCATTGAGAAGCCTGTAGACCCTCCACCCTTTATGTTTAAACCTGTCAAAGAGGAAGATGATGGACTTAGTGGAAAGCATAGCATGAGGACAAGGCGGAGTCGAGGCTCGGTAGGCTTTACACTCTTGCATTGCAGCTCCTTCTGTAGAGAAGAGATGTTGTCTGAGAAAAGGTAGTTGAtgtagattgacctgcttctgcaggaaggttggactaggtgatctctgaaggtcccttccactccctaccattctatgattcccaaATGATGCTTTCTGCGTCTTGCTTGGTCCCCCTGGTATGTGTCTGCTCTGCATTTGGCTGTGGAAGTGTAAGATTTGCTGAGGTGGAGGCTTCCTCTGCAAAAAGGAGCTGAAATGTCTATTCTGCAAGTTCTTGTCCAACTCGTTATTTCCGTGTTTTTAATGCTTGGCTGTCAGTGTAAGGGGATACTTGACTAGTGTATCATTACAGAGCTTGTACTATAACATAGCCTTCTTCCATCTGGATCCTGTCAGAAGGAAGCCCTTGGGCTTATTTTAAAGGAAGGGTTTGAAAAATTTAAATGCTGTTCATGTGATCTTCTCACGTTACTggacttaaaaaaacctcttcccTACAGAAAAGTGTAGCTTGTGCCTGTGGTTTGTGTGCCCTGGCCCAGAGTTCTTACTTGGGGTGAAATGCCAGAAGCCTTGCTGTGTATCTGTGAGagctctgacagcagctctggTTAATTTGACTGATAGAAAGCAGCAGATAGATACCTTTTCCTTGCTCTCCCCTCTCCATGATGATATGACCATTGCTTCTAAAAGCTTTGTGAGGCTACTCTGTCAGATAATGTTTTTCCGGCACCCAGTCCTCCAAAAACCTGCCAAATGGGGAGGGAAACAGTGTTAATTATTGATATGTGCTGTGCTACCAGTCCTTACTGCATAGCAGGAGCACACAGAAACTGTGGGTTTAAAAGCTGTGCTTGACCTCAATGCCATCAGATAGACTTTGAGGGTCCCGCTGTACCTCATTCCCTGTGGGAATGCACATGGACACACCTTGCAGCTGTGCATGAGTGTGTTGTGTGGAGAAAACTGAGtgtgcaaacagcagcagctttggaaCACCTTGCTAGTATTGTCATTTCTACAAGGCACtactaaataaaataatcagCATTTAGTATTTTTGAGTAGTTAAATTAAGGATTTGCCTCCTTTTGAGTCCAAGTGAGCTTTTGAGTTAAAACTGCAGCTGTGTGAAATGCTCTTGGCTTTTCAGTTTTCAGGCTCTTAGCAGGAGCCGTCCATCCATGCCCCTGATGTAAGACAGAGCAAAGAAGTGAAGAGGTTGAACTAGTGCTGACTGCtccacttttatttttgttaaatagATGTCTACACTACGTAGTGGTCGTAAAAAGCAACCAGCCAGCCCCGATGGTAGAGCCTCACCGATTAACGAAGACATCCGGTCCAGCGGCCGCAACTCTCCCAGTGCTGCCAGCACCTCCAGTAATGACAGCAAAGCAGATTCCGTGAAGAAATCTACCAAGGTAAAATTTCCCCCTTCTTTTGTGTTAAGAGTGGACACCTGAGGCCTCTTCAGCCAGCTAAATGAGACACAGATTGTAGGTGGCCGGGGAATCTCTCAGTGACCTAGAAATTGCTTCTTCTGTGgataagcaaaatatttaatggAGTATCTGACTGGTGCTTTTTTCTCCCTGGACATAAGGATGTGTGGTGATAAAAACCATTAAAGCATCCCCATGTAACCTTACTGCTCTCAGGATAAATTAATCCTTCACTTTTGGATGCAGATGCAAGCATTAGGCTCAGGGCAGTAGCACAgatcagaaatgttttatttgagaCAAGTAGAcagtttggggggtttttttaataagaagtACTTAATCTTTGTTTACAAAGGAATATGAATATGTGGTAATTGAGACAACTTCTGTTACTGTTTTTCTGTATAtgtggttggttgtttttcagAGCAAGCTGACAGTTTAGCCTGTTGAAATGACTGAGTGCCTTTCCAAAGAGTGTACTGGAGAAACAAAGCTAGCTGAAGTGGGAAGGCTGCCCATTAGCCAGTGTGAATTGAGAAGCagcaagttaaaaataaacaaagagaaaaccccaaacaagtCCAAACTGGAATATGGAGCAAGTTTTCACATCATAAAACTGAGACCTTAACAAAATTTGAAGTTAGGTTAGGTAATTATGTGATGTATAAAGCGGTCCCAGGCCATGAAAGAAGGTAGTAATCTTGTAACAGCTGCTCACTGTGTGCCCTGTATTTGAGGGGTTATAAAAATACCCTTCTCAAAATATCAGGAGTAAAGCAACTTTCATGTAGTAGAAAGAGGCTTGTGCTGTGCCTGTCCCTTGCAGAACTTCTTGCTCCATCCTCTGTTAAGAAcagttgttgttgtttgttaaTAGACTGGGCCAGTTGATCTTGTATGAGTTCCTGATAGACTTGATTCTGCACAACTCAAGGcaactgctttgtttttaaaatgctccTTCAGTTTCAAAGCTTGAGACCACTTCTGCACAATGAGGAATGCTTAACTCAGTCTTTCTTGTGTCAGAAGTGTGTGCAGAGTTTGTGTGCAAACTGCCCCTTTGGTTTCTGTCTGCAGAAGTCAAATTGCTGTCTGGTTTGGGTTCTGCCTTAATTTTGAGCTCCAGAAGAGGTGGCTGGAACATTATTAGAGCGTTATTAGTTGCCAGTCTTCTGGTCTCTGCTCCTGGCAGGTGGCAgaatgcagcagcagctccagaacTGATACCTCTGTAACTGAACAGAGGGACAAATGGTTGTTGGGTTGATGTTAATTGCTGACTTGGCCAACTTCTGATCAGTTCTTCTCATTTAGTTAGCAGCCCTTCTCATTTAGTTGTATGAATTACAGTAGCACTGACATGCACTCGGTTCACTTTTGCATTTGCATCACTTGTAACTCTTGTATTCTGCTTTGTTTGTGGCAGAAGATAAAAGAAGAGGCATCATCTCCTCTCAAGAACTCCAAGAGGCAGCGGGAAAAGGCAGCTTCTGACACAGAGGAACCTGACAGGTCCAATGccaaaaaatccaaaactcAAGTGAGTCCCACAGAGGAATATTTTCTCCTAGGGGAATGGTTTGAGGGTGGGAGAGAGTGCCAACCCAgtaacaaaccaaaaccatgaAATCAGTTTAAGCCACAGCAGATTGTAGCTCAATCTGTGGCTGGAAAGCAACCCATGGTATGTGTTCCTTCTGTTGAAAAAACAGTGGAATGACCTAAGTCCAGAAGTTTAATTTGTTCTCATATCAATATTGACCATGTGGGAATACACCTGGATTATTTTCCATGGACtcctccatttttcttttaatggaaattccttttttcttctctggcaAGTTAGAAGGGCACCCCTGGAGTTCTATTAATGGTATCAGAGCTTAACTGAGGTACTTTCAGGATGTCTTTTCAGCTCAGTGTACCTGAGCAGGTTCACTCTGTTACAGGATTTGGGAATCCTAGCAATGAGCAGGGTTGCAGAGTGGCTGAGGTTGGGAGAGGCCTGGAGGTTACCTGCTCTCCACCCCTCTGCACAAGTAGTGCCACCTAGAGCCAACTGCCCACAACtatgtccagatggcttttgataTCCAGATATCTCCAAAGATGGAGAGTCCACAGCCTGTCTGGACAAGTTGTTTAAGGCTTTGtcaccctttcagtgaagaaatgttCATTATTTCCTTGTGTATTTCAGCTTGTGCCCCTTGGCACTGGCTACAGCTAAAAGGATCCTGGCTCTGTTGCCTTTGCACTCTTCTTTTGGTTATTTGTCTCCCGTTTGTGCTGGTTTAATCCTGTGAGGTTCAAAGGGTGATACTTGCACTTGTGTTTACACAGCACGTGTGATAAGTTGTATCCTCCGAGGTGCTGGTTATGTTTTTTGTGCTTCTCTCATGCACCATGGTGGTTGttctgcctctccctgcaggAGATCAGCAGGCCAAACTCTCCCTCAGAGGGCGAGGGCGAAGGCGAGAGCTCCGACAGCCGCAGCGTCAATGACGAAGGGAGCAGTGACCCCAAGGACATTGACCAGGATAACCGGAGCACGTCGCCCAGCATCCCTAGTCCTCAAGACAATGAGAGTGACTCGGATTCATCTGCTCAACAGCAAGTGCTGCAGGCGCAGCCCCAAGCGCTTCAGGCACAGAGCGGTTCCGGCCAGGCTCCTCCTCCTACACCACCTATATCAGCCCAGCTACCGGCGGCGCTGCCGGCAGCGTCCAGCACCGCTTCAGCTGCCCCCCAGGTCTCACCATCAGCATCTCAGCCCCAGGCCCCTGCACCCCCTCACTCACACATCCAGCAGGCCCCTGCCTTGCACCCGCCCAGGCTCCCCTCACCCCATccccctctgcagcctctgagcGTGTCGCAGAGCCAGCCCACCCCTGCCTCTTCACAGCCTCACTCGCAGCCTCCACTCCACAGTCAGGCCCagcctgcccctcacagcctgCAGGCCCAGCCTCTCCTGCCTCATCCTGTACCTTCCCAGCCATTTTCCCTCCCCACTCAGTCATCTCAGTCTCAGGTTCCGCTTCAGACACAAGCACCGTCTCATTCTCACTCTGCTCTCCAGGTTCAGGTAACGCAGCCTGTGCTGCCGACTGCGACCTCCCTGCAGCAGGCTCAGCCTCCCCgagagcagcccctgccaccTGCTCCCATGGCCATGCCTCATATCAAGCCTCCCCCCACTACTCCAATCCCTCAGCTCCCCAGTGCTCCGTCCCACAAACACCCTCCTCATCTCTCTGGCCCTTCTCCATTCTCAATGAACTCCAACTTGCCTCCGCCACCTGCTTTAAAACCTCTGAGCTCCCTCTCAACTCACCATCCTCCATCTGCAcaccctcctcctctgcagctgatGCCTCAGAGCCAACCACTGCAGTCCTCACAAGCGCAGCCCCCGGTGCTGACGCAGAGCCAGAGCCTCCCCCCACCCGCCAGTCACCCCCCATCCAGTCTCCATCAGGTATCCTCCCAGCCTCCCTTCTCTCAGCATCCCTTTGTCCCAGGAGGCCCACCTTCCATCACCCCTCCTTCCTGTCCCTCCACTTCCACACCACCCACTGTGCCTGGCATCCCACTCCAGACTTCCATCTCCACCTCAGCGGCTTCTAGCGGGAACGTGCCGGTGGTGACAGCCTGCACACTCCCACCTATTCAAATCAAAGAAGAAGTGCCAGATGAAGCTGAGGAACCAGAAAGCCCTCCCCCTCCACCCCGGAGTCCATCACCAGAACCTACTGTGGTGGATACACCAAGTCATGCCAGTCAATCAGCCAGGTATGGGGGTGGCCAGCAGTGCTTCCTTCGTGTGCTGTGTTGTTCTGTGTAGCAGGGCACTCCCAAAACCTGAGAAATGAGCTCCTGTATGAGCTTGAGTGTATTTTACATCTGCATCTTGTCACCCTCTCTTTCTAGCTTGATTTTGCTCTGTTTTATTGGAAAGGTGCTGTTTCAGTCAGCATATTCAGAGAGGGCATTACAGCTTGTAATTGAGAGGGTGTTTGAACTCTCTATGTCTGTGGAGTAATATTACCATTGATTTTCTCCTGGCTTTCAGGGAAGCTGATAGTGCTGCTGTGTAAGTGTAGAGTGACACATGATGGTTTTTTGGACATAAAGCTGTTAAATCCCAGTCTCTTGTATCTTTCCCAGGGCTAAGCtctttctgttttatctctTTCAGGTTCTATAAGCACTTGGACCGTGGCTACAATTCATGCTCAAGAGCAGACTTGTACTTTATGCCTCTGGCAGGATCAAAACTGGccaagaagagag
Coding sequences within:
- the RERE gene encoding arginine-glutamic acid dipeptide repeats protein isoform X3 translates to MDDPFSPCRRLNSTQGEIRVGPSHQAKLPDLQPFPSPDGDTVTQHEELVWMPGVNDCDLLMYLRAARSMAAFAGMCDGGSTEDGCVAASRDDTTLNALNTLHESNYDAGKALQRLVKKPVPKLIEKCWTEDEVKRFIKGLRQYGKNFFRIRKELLPNKETGELITFYYYWKKTPEAASSRAHRRHRRQAVFRRIKTRTASTPVNTPSRPPSSEFLDLSSASEDDFDSEDSEQELKGYACRHCFTTTSKDWHHGGRENILLCTDCRIHFKKYGELPPIEKPVDPPPFMFKPVKEEDDGLSGKHSMRTRRSRGSMSTLRSGRKKQPASPDGRASPINEDIRSSGRNSPSAASTSSNDSKADSVKKSTKKIKEEASSPLKNSKRQREKAASDTEEPDRSNAKKSKTQEISRPNSPSEGEGEGESSDSRSVNDEGSSDPKDIDQDNRSTSPSIPSPQDNESDSDSSAQQQVLQAQPQALQAQSGSGQAPPPTPPISAQLPAALPAASSTASAAPQVSPSASQPQAPAPPHSHIQQAPALHPPRLPSPHPPLQPLSVSQSQPTPASSQPHSQPPLHSQAQPAPHSLQAQPLLPHPVPSQPFSLPTQSSQSQVPLQTQAPSHSHSALQVQVTQPVLPTATSLQQAQPPREQPLPPAPMAMPHIKPPPTTPIPQLPSAPSHKHPPHLSGPSPFSMNSNLPPPPALKPLSSLSTHHPPSAHPPPLQLMPQSQPLQSSQAQPPVLTQSQSLPPPASHPPSSLHQVSSQPPFSQHPFVPGGPPSITPPSCPSTSTPPTVPGIPLQTSISTSAASSGNVPVVTACTLPPIQIKEEVPDEAEEPESPPPPPRSPSPEPTVVDTPSHASQSARFYKHLDRGYNSCSRADLYFMPLAGSKLAKKREEAIEKAKREAEQKAREEREREKEKEKEREREREREREAERAAQKVSSSSHEGRLGESQLSGPAHMRPSFEPPPTTIAAVPPYIGPDTPALRTLSEYARPHVMSPTNRNHPFFVPLNPTDPLLAYHMPGLYNVDPTIRERELREREIREREIRERELRERMKPGFEVKPPELDALHPATNPMEHFARHGALTIPPTAGPHPFASFHPGLNPLERERLALAGPQLRPEMSYPDRLAAERIHAERMASLTNDPLARLQMFNVTPHHHQHSHIHSHLHLHQQDPLHQGSAGPVHPLVDPLAAGPHLARFPYPPGTIPNPLLGQPPHEHEMLRHPVFGTPYPRDLPGAIPPPMSAAHQLQAMHAQSAELQRLAMEQQWLHGHPHMHGGHLPSQEDYYSRLKKEGDKQL